Proteins from a genomic interval of Sphingobacterium lactis:
- a CDS encoding FecR family protein translates to MNNQSFLIAELLIKKLRHDLSEQEALVLKAWAEADSKNQELMDSLLEKANSASDLDVFDAFDEEAAFQRLTAPARKKSFAFLGYAAAALVALATFSLLYFKNQQPEVKNDRFVAVSDNRHANDVMPAEVGAYIVRGDGEKVEIDQDIVLLNDGKISNKNGEVVLDEATASVQNTLVVPAAHFFALSLNDGTKVWVNANSELQFPSQFAGAERVVKLKGEAYFEVAKDAKKPFIVESNGAKIKVLGTHFNVNSYNQQLRATLLEGRIAVSNGLEEKIIFPGQQARVLETKMMVSPANLTKDVAWKNNVFLFKADNIVQIAQQLKNWYDLEISFANDVSLTQTYTGEIKRDAKLSEVLKMLEYVSNLDFRINQNKLLILNKK, encoded by the coding sequence ATGAATAACCAATCTTTCTTAATCGCTGAATTATTAATCAAAAAGCTGCGTCATGACCTGTCGGAGCAGGAAGCGCTCGTGCTTAAAGCATGGGCGGAAGCCGATTCGAAAAATCAGGAGCTTATGGATAGCCTTTTGGAAAAGGCGAACAGTGCTTCCGATCTGGATGTGTTCGATGCCTTTGATGAGGAAGCGGCATTTCAAAGATTGACGGCTCCTGCGAGAAAAAAATCATTTGCCTTTTTAGGATACGCAGCTGCTGCCCTGGTCGCATTGGCGACATTTTCCCTACTGTATTTCAAGAATCAACAGCCCGAGGTTAAGAACGACCGCTTTGTAGCAGTGTCCGATAACCGCCATGCAAATGACGTAATGCCTGCGGAAGTGGGTGCTTATATCGTCCGCGGTGATGGAGAGAAGGTAGAGATCGATCAGGACATTGTTCTCTTGAACGATGGTAAGATTTCCAACAAGAACGGCGAGGTGGTTCTGGACGAAGCGACGGCTTCCGTACAGAATACTTTGGTTGTCCCTGCTGCCCATTTCTTTGCCCTATCCTTGAATGATGGCACCAAAGTATGGGTCAATGCCAATAGTGAACTGCAATTTCCATCGCAATTTGCCGGTGCCGAACGTGTCGTAAAATTGAAGGGTGAAGCCTATTTTGAGGTCGCCAAGGATGCAAAAAAACCATTTATCGTGGAGAGCAATGGTGCCAAGATCAAAGTATTGGGCACCCATTTTAACGTGAATTCCTATAACCAGCAGCTTCGCGCAACCTTATTGGAAGGTAGAATAGCCGTTTCCAATGGCCTCGAAGAAAAAATAATTTTCCCGGGTCAGCAAGCACGTGTGCTGGAAACGAAGATGATGGTCTCCCCAGCGAATTTAACCAAAGATGTGGCTTGGAAGAACAATGTCTTTCTATTCAAAGCCGACAATATCGTCCAAATCGCACAGCAATTGAAGAACTGGTACGATCTGGAAATCTCATTCGCCAATGATGTATCCCTTACGCAGACCTATACTGGGGAAATCAAGCGCGATGCCAAGCTTTCCGAAGTGTTGAAGATGTTGGAATATGTCAGTAACCTGGACTTTAGAATTAACCAAAATAAATTACTGATCCTAAATAAGAAATAA
- a CDS encoding RNA polymerase sigma-70 factor, which yields MSNINIDRELFGKYYKALCYYAWDMVKDTDVAEDLVQDAFTAYWNHRDEVANEEQSIKAFLYSSIRNAVFNRSRHQKVVDKYFSRLGLTELEEADYDRKIITAEFYAELNRILSTLPTGCRQVFHLSYMEELSNQQVADELHISINTVKTQKQRALKVIRQNLNPEFMVLFLTLYFC from the coding sequence ATGAGTAATATCAATATCGATAGAGAGTTGTTCGGCAAATACTATAAAGCCCTGTGCTATTACGCGTGGGATATGGTAAAGGACACTGATGTTGCGGAGGATCTTGTTCAAGATGCCTTTACGGCATATTGGAACCATAGGGATGAGGTGGCGAATGAAGAACAATCAATTAAAGCTTTTCTCTATTCCAGTATCCGGAATGCCGTTTTCAATAGAAGCCGCCATCAGAAAGTTGTCGATAAATATTTCAGTCGTTTGGGATTGACCGAATTGGAAGAAGCAGATTATGACCGGAAGATCATCACTGCAGAATTCTATGCGGAATTGAACAGGATTTTGTCGACCCTTCCTACCGGCTGCCGGCAAGTCTTCCACCTCAGTTACATGGAGGAACTTTCCAACCAACAGGTAGCTGATGAATTGCACATTTCCATCAATACCGTAAAGACCCAAAAACAGCGGGCATTGAAGGTTATCCGCCAGAATTTGAACCCTGAATTCATGGTCCTGTTTCTAACTTTATATTTCTGTTAA
- a CDS encoding Crp/Fnr family transcriptional regulator: MDRLKAMLGFGAILSERDIAIILEHFQVRVYRSEDYFLEYGEVAQEIGFVEKGIVRIYKPDRDGNEVTKYFFRENQFFTDLESYYSGIPSSEALQAVVDSEIYAIRKTVINKLTEEIPNFFIFLKTITEATLLNKIKDNDFLNFGDAKTKYREFLSRYPDLALHIPQHFIASYLKITPQSLSRIRREIAKKG, translated from the coding sequence ATGGACAGATTAAAAGCAATGTTAGGCTTTGGAGCCATTTTATCGGAAAGAGATATCGCCATTATCCTTGAACATTTCCAGGTGCGGGTATATAGGTCGGAGGATTATTTCTTGGAATATGGTGAGGTTGCGCAGGAAATTGGATTTGTCGAAAAGGGCATCGTGCGGATCTATAAACCGGACCGGGATGGAAATGAGGTCACGAAGTACTTTTTCAGGGAAAACCAATTTTTCACGGATCTGGAGAGTTATTATTCCGGAATTCCATCTTCCGAGGCACTGCAGGCCGTCGTCGATTCGGAAATCTATGCGATACGAAAAACTGTCATCAATAAACTGACGGAAGAAATTCCCAATTTCTTTATTTTCCTAAAGACCATTACAGAAGCAACCTTATTGAATAAGATCAAGGATAATGATTTCTTGAACTTTGGCGATGCAAAAACCAAGTACCGGGAATTTTTAAGTCGCTATCCCGATCTCGCTCTGCATATTCCGCAACATTTTATAGCTTCCTACTTGAAAATTACACCGCAATCGCTGAGTAGGATCAGAAGGGAAATCGCTAAAAAAGGATAG